In Fusarium verticillioides 7600 chromosome 4, whole genome shotgun sequence, the following proteins share a genomic window:
- a CDS encoding palmitoyltransferase PFA3, with protein MATARRWARKVERCCCTFATYFPLAFVYSLTSWAVWVVVCIGNASRKSSWIGTGSSIIGVVLYIMLNWCYTTAVFTPPGSTTNDMGYGLLPTQNTPQGTSFTVKSNGEFRFCKKCQARKPDRAHHCSTCRRCVLKMDHHCPWLATCIGLRNHKAFLLFLIYTTVFCFWSFAVSGSWVWYEALDDQEYIDTFLPVNFIMLSVISGIIGLVVGAFTGWHIHLARCGQTTIECLEKTRYLSPLRKTYISAHNPANNVPEAARQFVDFHTNALPGITRPEEGEERRSYPPDGSHPVQLSYAQREREQRQRRYEEYLDEQDSEKLPNVFDLGWKRNLLHLFGPTPALWFFPVSNTTGDGWTWEASSKWLEARDRLKAEREQQRAREVNAGWGSPDDIPDVPERPTGAGRHFAPGPKLAGPKTMSKADRVLGRDPNLYADATQNVPMSRLSPRGRTVDDELADLDSDNDDGFIDTNNPEPENDKLSPSFTSEAQRRDDAEARALEVVTNGNWGRGGASGMLRKGSSQSSPLSRTPSNISRSGTPKFQDEGVD; from the exons ATGGCGACAGCTCGGAGATGGGCGCGCAAGGTTGAGCGTTGCTGTTGTACTTTTGCGACATACTTTCCACTGGCTTTCGTGTACAGTCTAACATCATGGGCGGTTTGGGTGGTTGTGTGTATCGGTAATGCCAGCAGGAAGAGTAGTTGGATAG GCACCGGTTCCTCGATAATAGGCGTTGTACTTTACATCATGCTCAACTGGTGCTACACTACCGCTGTCTTTACACCTCCCGGCTCGACGACGAACGATATGGGTTACGGACTCCTTCCGACACAAAATACTCCGCAGGGCACCTCCTTTACAGTCAAGAGTAACGGCGAGTTTCGATTCTGCAAGAAGTGTCAGGCTCGCAAGCCTGATCGTGCGCACCACTGCTCGACATGTCGACGATGTGTTCTGAAGATGGATCACCACTGCCCCTGGCTGGCAACGTGTATCGGCCTGCGCAACCACAAGGCATTCCTCCTGTTCCTTATTTATACCACGGTTTTCTGCTTCTGGTCATTCGCGGTCAGTGGGTCGTGGGTTTGGTACGAGGCGCTGGATGATCAGGAATACATCGATACTTTCCTGCCCGTCAACTTTATCATGTTGAGCGTCATCAGCGGAATTATTGGTCTCGTTGTGGGTGCTTTTACAGGATGGCATATTCATCTGGCTCGCTGTGGACAGACTACGATCGAGTGTCTCGAAAAGACACGATACCTTTCGCCGTTGCGCAAGACCTACATCTCTGCTCACAATCCCGCAAACAACGTTCCGGAAGCTGCTCGCCAATTCGTCGACTTTCACACAAACGCCCTGCCTGGTATCACTCGACctgaagagggcgaggagcGACGGTCGTATCCCCCTGATGGTTCTCACCCTGTTCAGCTTTCGTACGCTCAgcgagaacgagaacaacGACAAAGACGATACGAGGAGTATCTCGACGAACAGGACTCTGAGAAGCTTCCCAATGTCTTCGATCTTGGCTGGAAACGCAACTTGTTACATCTGTTTGGACCTACACCTGCGCTTTGGTTCTTCCCTGTGTCCAACACAACTGGAGATGGCTGGACATGGGAGGCTAGCAGCAAATGGCTTGAGGCGCGGGACCGACTTAAAGCTGAgcgagaacaacaacgagCTCGCGAGGTTAACGCCGGTTGGGGATCCCCAGATGATATTCCTGATGTTCCCGAACGACCTACAGGTGCAGGACGGCATTTCGCTCCAGGACCAAAGCTCGCAGGACCTAAGACGATGAGTAAGGCTGATCGAGTTCTGGGCCGTGATCCTAACCTTTACGCCGACGCAACGCAAAACGTACCCATGAGTCGACTTAGCCCTCGAGGTCGAACAGTAGACGACGAGCTTGCAGACTTGGACAGTGATAACGACGATGGCTTTATCGACACAAATAACCCAGAGCCAGAAAACGACAAGCTAAGTCCAAGCTTCacatcagaagctcaacgtcGTGACGACGCTGAGGCTCGCGCTCTTGAAGTCGTTACTAACGGTAACTGGGGGCGCGGCGGAGCGAGCGGCATGCTTCGAAAGGGAAGCTCACAGAGCAGTCCTCTTAGTAGAACACCGAGCAATATCAGCCGTTCAGGGACACCAAAGTTCCAGGACGAAGGAGTGGATTAG
- a CDS encoding hypothetical protein (At least one base has a quality score < 10), producing the protein MSAQGKPEHIHCQFCSRDFHTEAAKITHIRQDHPQEQNLYCTGCGKGPFVRVGGLVSHVEKECHILSIKTIETMREEKMGFSKALTALTQEPLKNNYGRYMPEGADKGPPDAPWESTGGISPPFTIEQSQFPSLGESSSTALQPVKDKNENSWNKGKNLFPDAPRAQRPTQEQLKQVTAPSARTIFERMSEFDPKHPNFNVGRFYCEYTQKFNCRLGRCGKAFKTAKGLIAHLTSEAHSTSKYRCPYCLNTFGSLASITQHVESNSNKCQIRESEQFNAYMDQLLASMVDVKERHPDGTVRYETSKTFGKSPSPGSDLVQQKENPKVNGGDPYAGQDIHW; encoded by the exons atgagCGCCCAAGGCAAGCCTGAGCATATTCACTGCCAGTTCTGCAGTCGTGACTTTCACACCGAAGCCGCCAAAATCACCCACATTCGGCAG GATCATCCCCAGGAACAAAACCTCTATTGTACAGGATGTGGAAAAGGTCCTTTCGTTCGAGTTGGGGGACTCGTATCTCACGTCGAGAAAGAGTGTCACATTCTCAGTATCAAAACTATTGAGACCATgcgtgaggagaagatgggatTCTCCAAGGCTCTCACTGCTCTGACCCAAGAGcctctcaagaacaactacGGACGTTACATGCCCGAGGGTGCGGACAAGGGTCCTCCTGATGCTCCCTGGGAGTCAACCGGAGGCATTTCTCCTCCCTTTACTATTGAGCAGAGTCAGTTCCCCAGCCTTGGCGAATCTAGTTCTACCGCACTCCAGCccgtcaaggacaagaatgaAAACAGCTggaacaagggcaagaatcTGTTCCCAGATGCTCCTAGAGCTCAGCGCCCTACTCAGgagcagctcaagcaagTCACTGCACCCAGCGCCAGAACTATCTTTGAGCGTATGAGCGAGTTCGACCCTAAACatcccaacttcaacgtGGGCCGCTTCTACTGCGAGTACACCCAAAAGTTCAACTGTCGCTTGGGGAGATGTGGCAAGGCGTTCAAGACAGCGAAGGGGCTCATCGCCCACCTCACCTCTGAGGCTCACTCTACGAGCAAGTACCGCTGCCCCTACTGTCTCAACACCTTTGGGTCTCTTGCTTCGATCACCCAGCATGTCGAgtccaacagcaacaagtGCCAGATCCGAGAGTCGGAGCAGTTCAACGCCTACATGGACCAGCTTCTCGCCAGCATGGTTGATGTCAAGGAGAGACACCCAGATGGCACCGTTCGCTATGAGACGTCGAAGACTTTTGGCAAAAGCCCTAGCCCTGGCTCAGACCTCGTTCAGCAGAAGGAGAATCCCAAGGTCAACGGAGGAGACCCTTACGCCGGACAGGATATTCACTGGTAG